The Aggregatilinea lenta genome includes a region encoding these proteins:
- a CDS encoding putative monovalent cation/H+ antiporter subunit A, which yields MSLAVISGFAAAPAVPLLYRLAREKTGWIVALLPLSLFVYFASLLGRIVDGQIVTAAVEWVPSLDVNLTFRTDGLSLVFALIITGIGTLVFLYGGAYLHGHAFTGRFYTAITLFMASMLGVVMADNIILLFVFWELTSFTSYVLIGFYNEREAARDAARQALIVTSAGGLFMLAGLILLSLSAGTWEISEIVARGAAIQADDRYVAALILILLGAFTKSAQFPFHFWLPGAMEAPAPVSAYLHSATMVNAGIYLMARLHPALGGTDEWHVLVTAAGAATMLLGGYLAWQKTDLKQILAYSTVSALGIMTFLLGLGTEETLTAAMLFLLVHALYKGALFMVAGSVDHATGTREIGELGGLRRAMPMTALAAALAALSMAGLPPLLGFVAKELIYEGTLHLHDTSAWIALITLLAVLGNLFNVTAAGLAAIRPFWGKVKSPHTPHDVSATMWAAPLILGGLSLALGVALTAYEPVLERMVEAVHGEPVHLHLALWHGWTTMLALSGVTFAGGLALYLAAPRLSRPAVSLGRALDPVAPSRLYADLIHGTVDAATAGSRIILTAYLRQYIRVIMITLVAALGYVFATRIEFDNLLHSSGVRVYEVVIAGVIIAAALTVTQLNKRLSAAAALGVVGYGVTLIYILYGAPDLAMTQFAIETLTVILFVVVIYRLPKLKQLSSTTARRMDAVLAVVVGVTMTLLTLVVTSVPMRSQLSPFFAEMSYIAAHGHNVVNVILVDFRGFDTMGEITVLSVAAIGVFALLRLNLDKPKPGEQRAPERREPEERGR from the coding sequence ATGTCGCTGGCTGTCATCTCGGGATTTGCGGCTGCGCCCGCAGTCCCCCTGCTCTACCGGCTCGCACGCGAAAAAACAGGCTGGATCGTGGCCCTGCTGCCGCTGTCCTTGTTTGTCTACTTCGCCAGTCTGCTGGGCCGCATCGTCGATGGACAGATCGTGACGGCGGCAGTCGAGTGGGTCCCCAGCCTCGACGTCAACCTGACCTTCCGCACGGACGGGCTGAGCCTGGTTTTCGCGCTGATCATCACCGGCATTGGCACGCTGGTATTCCTCTATGGCGGGGCCTACCTACACGGGCACGCCTTCACCGGACGCTTCTACACCGCGATCACGCTGTTCATGGCGTCCATGCTGGGCGTCGTGATGGCGGACAATATCATCCTGCTGTTCGTCTTCTGGGAACTGACCAGTTTCACGTCCTACGTGCTCATCGGCTTCTACAACGAGCGCGAAGCCGCGCGCGACGCGGCCCGGCAGGCGCTCATCGTCACCAGCGCGGGCGGTCTGTTCATGCTGGCCGGGCTGATCCTGCTCTCGCTGTCGGCGGGAACGTGGGAGATCTCTGAGATCGTCGCGCGCGGGGCCGCGATCCAGGCGGACGATCGCTACGTGGCTGCGCTCATCCTGATTCTGCTCGGCGCGTTCACCAAGTCCGCCCAGTTCCCGTTCCACTTCTGGCTGCCGGGGGCAATGGAAGCCCCCGCGCCGGTGTCGGCCTACCTGCACAGCGCGACGATGGTCAACGCGGGTATTTACCTGATGGCGCGCCTGCACCCGGCGCTGGGCGGCACGGACGAATGGCACGTGCTGGTCACGGCGGCGGGCGCGGCGACGATGCTGCTGGGCGGCTACCTCGCGTGGCAGAAGACCGACCTCAAGCAGATCCTGGCCTACAGCACGGTCAGCGCTCTGGGCATTATGACCTTCTTGCTGGGTCTCGGTACGGAAGAAACGCTCACGGCAGCGATGCTGTTCCTGCTGGTGCACGCGCTGTACAAAGGCGCGCTGTTCATGGTAGCGGGCAGTGTCGATCACGCCACCGGCACGCGCGAGATCGGCGAGCTTGGCGGGCTGCGGCGCGCCATGCCGATGACGGCGCTCGCCGCGGCGCTGGCCGCGCTCTCGATGGCCGGGCTGCCGCCCCTGCTGGGCTTCGTCGCCAAAGAGCTGATCTACGAGGGCACGCTGCACCTGCACGACACCAGTGCGTGGATCGCGCTGATCACCCTGCTCGCGGTGCTGGGCAACCTGTTCAACGTCACGGCGGCAGGTCTGGCCGCTATCCGCCCGTTCTGGGGCAAAGTGAAATCGCCTCACACGCCCCACGACGTCTCCGCCACGATGTGGGCCGCGCCGCTGATCCTGGGCGGGTTGAGCCTCGCACTCGGCGTGGCGTTGACGGCATATGAGCCGGTGCTGGAGCGCATGGTCGAGGCCGTACACGGCGAGCCGGTGCACCTGCACCTGGCGTTGTGGCACGGCTGGACCACGATGCTGGCGCTCAGCGGCGTGACCTTTGCGGGCGGGCTGGCGCTTTACCTCGCCGCGCCGCGCCTGAGCCGCCCCGCCGTGTCCCTGGGTCGGGCGCTGGACCCGGTCGCGCCCAGCCGCCTGTATGCGGACCTCATTCACGGCACAGTGGATGCCGCCACGGCAGGCAGCCGCATCATCCTGACCGCTTACCTGCGGCAGTACATCCGCGTGATCATGATCACGCTGGTAGCGGCGCTCGGTTACGTCTTCGCTACACGGATCGAGTTCGACAACCTGCTGCACAGCTCCGGCGTGCGCGTGTACGAGGTCGTCATCGCGGGCGTGATCATCGCCGCGGCGCTGACCGTCACGCAGCTCAACAAGCGGCTCTCGGCGGCGGCGGCGCTGGGTGTCGTCGGCTACGGCGTGACACTGATCTACATCCTGTACGGCGCACCGGATCTCGCCATGACGCAGTTTGCCATCGAAACGCTGACGGTGATCCTGTTCGTGGTGGTCATCTACCGCCTGCCCAAGCTCAAGCAGCTTTCGAGCACGACCGCGCGGCGCATGGATGCTGTGCTGGCCGTGGTGGTCGGCGTGACGATGACGCTGCTCACGCTGGTGGTCACGTCCGTGCCGATGCGCTCGCAGTTGTCGCCTTTCTTCGCGGAGATGAGCTACATCGCCGCACATGGGCATAACGTGGTCAACGTGATCCTGGTGGACTTTCGCGGCTTCGATACGATGGGCGAGATCACGGTGCTGTCGGTCGCAGCGATCGGCGTGTTCGCGCTGCTGCGCCTGAACCTGGACAAGCCCAAGCCGGGCGAGCAGCGCGCGCCAGAGCGTCGGGAACCAGAGGAACGGGGGCGCTGA
- a CDS encoding Na+/H+ antiporter subunit B has product MRSLILQTAIRYLVPLQLMFSIYLLLGGHQQPGGGFVGGLIAASAFSIYAIANGVESARRTLRVDPRLLIGVGLSMALSSGLLGLILDGGFLVSQWGEREYPGVGTLSTPLLFDTGVYTVVIGVVLLVIFSLMEEEQEA; this is encoded by the coding sequence ATGCGATCACTCATTTTACAGACGGCGATTCGCTATCTGGTGCCGCTGCAACTCATGTTCTCGATCTACCTGCTGCTGGGCGGGCACCAGCAGCCCGGCGGCGGCTTTGTCGGCGGGTTGATCGCGGCGTCGGCGTTCTCGATTTACGCGATCGCCAACGGTGTCGAGTCCGCGCGGCGCACGCTGCGTGTCGATCCCCGCCTGCTGATCGGCGTCGGCCTGTCGATGGCGCTCAGCAGCGGCCTGCTGGGGCTGATCCTGGACGGCGGCTTTCTGGTGTCGCAGTGGGGCGAGCGGGAATACCCCGGCGTCGGCACGCTGAGCACGCCGCTGCTGTTTGACACGGGTGTATATACCGTCGTCATAGGCGTGGTGCTGCTCGTCATCTTCTCTTTGATGGAAGAGGAACAGGAGGCCTAG
- a CDS encoding Na+/H+ antiporter subunit C has protein sequence MEIVLAIVIGVLYGAGVYMILRRSLFKLILGLSLLGHASNLVIFTVGRLTRNAPPLIPEGAYTLAAPYSDPLPQALILTAIVIGFGVQAFAIVLIKRAHRITRVDDFDVLSTQQV, from the coding sequence TTGGAAATCGTACTGGCAATCGTTATCGGCGTCCTGTATGGGGCCGGAGTCTACATGATTTTACGGCGCAGCCTGTTCAAGCTGATCCTGGGCCTGTCGCTGTTGGGGCACGCCTCGAACCTCGTGATCTTCACCGTAGGCCGTCTGACGCGCAACGCACCGCCGCTGATCCCGGAAGGCGCGTACACGCTGGCCGCGCCCTACAGCGACCCGCTGCCGCAGGCGCTGATCCTGACCGCGATCGTGATTGGCTTCGGCGTGCAGGCGTTCGCCATCGTGCTGATCAAGCGCGCGCACCGCATCACCCGCGTGGACGATTTCGACGTGCTCAGCACGCAGCAGGTGTAA
- a CDS encoding Na+/H+ antiporter subunit D: MDLLLVLPIVIPFGTAIVCLLLWDRVVWQQVITLAGMAGLLVTGMVLLATISEDGVQATQMGGWPAPFGITLVADLFSAIMVLITGGMGFLVILYSLSSMDRPRERFGYYPLFSIMLMGVCGAFLTGDIFNLYVWFEVLLISSFVLLALGGESAQLASSIQYVTINLLSSTIFLLAAGMLYAITGTLNMADLHQQIPAVEQQGIVLALAMMLLVAFGIKAAIFPLFFWLPVSYHTPPISVSAIFAALLTKVGVYALIRIFTLIFVQGMDGVHQLILVIAALTMITGVFGAVAQYDLRSLLAFHIVSQIGYMLMGLGLFSSLALAGAIYFMVHNIVAKANLFLISGVVNRLRHTYDLKKLGGLYRTQPALGMLFLVPALSLAGLPPLSGFWGKLMLIRAGLEAKDYLIVAAALFVSLWTLYSMIKIWNEAFLKEQPEGAASLAPDPDVEQRSIWFMLVPVIALTAITIVLGLAAEPVFHLMQRAAEQLLDPSEYLGAVLGS, translated from the coding sequence ATGGACCTTCTACTCGTACTCCCAATCGTCATCCCGTTCGGCACCGCGATCGTGTGCCTGCTGCTGTGGGACCGCGTCGTGTGGCAGCAGGTCATCACCCTGGCAGGCATGGCCGGGCTGCTGGTGACGGGCATGGTGCTGCTGGCGACCATCTCCGAGGACGGCGTGCAGGCGACGCAGATGGGCGGCTGGCCCGCGCCATTCGGCATCACGCTGGTGGCGGACCTGTTCAGCGCGATCATGGTGCTGATCACCGGCGGCATGGGCTTTTTGGTGATCCTCTACTCGCTCAGCAGCATGGATCGCCCGCGCGAGCGCTTTGGCTATTACCCGCTGTTCAGCATCATGCTGATGGGCGTCTGCGGCGCGTTCCTCACCGGGGACATCTTCAACCTGTACGTGTGGTTCGAGGTGCTGCTGATCAGCTCGTTCGTGCTGCTGGCGCTCGGCGGCGAAAGCGCTCAGCTCGCCAGCTCGATCCAGTACGTCACCATCAACCTGCTCTCGTCGACCATTTTCCTGCTGGCGGCGGGTATGCTCTACGCCATCACCGGCACGCTGAACATGGCTGACCTGCACCAACAGATCCCGGCGGTCGAGCAGCAGGGCATCGTGCTGGCGCTGGCGATGATGCTGCTGGTCGCGTTCGGCATCAAAGCCGCCATCTTCCCGCTGTTCTTCTGGCTGCCCGTCTCGTACCACACCCCACCGATCTCCGTCTCGGCCATCTTCGCCGCGCTGCTGACGAAGGTCGGGGTCTACGCGCTGATTCGCATCTTCACGCTGATCTTCGTGCAGGGCATGGACGGCGTGCACCAGTTGATCCTGGTCATCGCCGCGCTGACGATGATCACGGGCGTGTTTGGCGCGGTGGCGCAGTACGACCTGCGCAGCCTGCTGGCCTTCCATATCGTCAGCCAGATCGGCTACATGCTGATGGGCCTGGGTCTGTTCTCGTCGCTGGCGCTGGCCGGAGCCATTTACTTCATGGTGCACAACATCGTCGCCAAAGCCAACCTGTTCCTGATCAGCGGCGTGGTCAATCGCCTCAGGCACACGTACGACCTGAAAAAGCTCGGCGGCCTGTACCGCACGCAGCCTGCGCTGGGCATGTTGTTCCTGGTCCCGGCGCTGTCGCTGGCGGGGCTGCCGCCGCTGTCCGGCTTCTGGGGCAAACTTATGCTGATCCGCGCCGGGCTGGAGGCGAAGGATTACCTTATCGTCGCGGCGGCGCTGTTCGTCAGCCTGTGGACGCTGTATTCGATGATCAAGATCTGGAACGAGGCGTTCCTCAAGGAACAGCCGGAAGGCGCGGCGTCGCTGGCTCCCGACCCGGACGTGGAGCAGCGCTCGATCTGGTTCATGCTCGTGCCGGTCATCGCGCTGACCGCGATCACCATCGTGCTGGGGCTGGCTGCCGAGCCGGTTTTCCACCTGATGCAGCGCGCCGCCGAGCAACTGCTCGATCCGTCCGAATATCTCGGCGCGGTACTGGGGAGCTGA
- a CDS encoding Na+/H+ antiporter subunit E has product MKYLLLNLALALAWTFLTGTFSETNFFFGLGLGFFLLFLLRDAVGSGSYAKKMWQGVSFVAYFAWELLVANLHVAYEVITPKLYMRPAIVAVPLDLKRDLAITVLANLITLTPGTLSLEISEDKKTLYVHGMYVDDIEEFRRSIKQGFEKRVQELFE; this is encoded by the coding sequence ATGAAATATCTGCTGCTCAATCTCGCCCTGGCGCTCGCCTGGACCTTTCTGACGGGAACGTTCAGCGAGACCAATTTCTTCTTTGGCCTGGGGCTGGGCTTCTTTTTGCTGTTTCTGCTGCGCGACGCAGTGGGCAGCGGGTCCTACGCCAAAAAGATGTGGCAGGGCGTGTCGTTCGTGGCGTATTTCGCGTGGGAGCTGCTGGTCGCCAACCTGCACGTGGCGTACGAAGTCATCACGCCCAAGCTGTACATGCGCCCGGCTATCGTCGCCGTGCCGCTCGACTTAAAGCGCGATCTGGCGATCACCGTCCTGGCGAACCTGATCACGCTGACGCCGGGCACACTCTCGCTGGAAATTTCGGAAGACAAGAAGACGCTCTATGTGCACGGCATGTACGTGGACGACATCGAGGAATTCCGGCGGTCGATCAAGCAGGGCTTTGAGAAGCGCGTACAGGAGCTGTTCGAATGA
- a CDS encoding monovalent cation/H+ antiporter complex subunit F produces the protein MTLDNLLLMVPFTALVGGLIMAFYRLLIGPSLADRVVAMDLMAAMAISIIAFFAIVTDEAVLLDVVAVVALTSFLGTIAFAYYIEVRKT, from the coding sequence ATGACACTCGACAATCTGCTGCTGATGGTGCCGTTTACGGCGCTGGTTGGCGGCCTCATCATGGCGTTCTATCGCCTGCTGATCGGCCCCAGCCTGGCCGACCGCGTGGTGGCGATGGACCTGATGGCGGCAATGGCGATCAGCATCATCGCGTTTTTCGCCATCGTCACCGACGAAGCCGTGCTGCTGGATGTGGTCGCGGTCGTGGCGCTGACGTCGTTCCTGGGCACGATTGCCTTTGCGTATTACATCGAAGTGAGGAAGACCTGA
- the mnhG gene encoding monovalent cation/H(+) antiporter subunit G, producing MDWTLLRDVLTYVFMLIGTAFCLIAGMGILRMPDLFLRMSMTTKAGTIGIGSLMIACMINFSDSAALAKAFAIIIFMLITSPVSAHMIGRAGYLDRDVILWSKTHTDQFKSYAFGHRPGRFSTEEAPEVTPSE from the coding sequence GTGGACTGGACGCTGCTTCGAGACGTGCTCACCTATGTCTTTATGCTCATCGGCACGGCGTTTTGCCTGATCGCGGGCATGGGTATTCTGCGCATGCCGGACCTGTTCCTGCGCATGTCAATGACCACCAAAGCGGGCACAATCGGCATCGGCTCGCTGATGATCGCCTGCATGATCAACTTCAGCGACAGCGCGGCGCTCGCCAAGGCGTTTGCAATCATCATTTTCATGCTGATCACCTCGCCCGTGTCGGCGCATATGATCGGGCGGGCGGGCTACCTCGACCGCGACGTGATTCTATGGTCCAAGACGCACACCGACCAGTTCAAGAGCTATGCGTTCGGTCACCGGCCCGGTCGCTTTTCGACGGAGGAAGCCCCGGAGGTCACGCCGTCCGAGTGA
- the yicI gene encoding alpha-xylosidase — protein MKFDEGYWRLLPGTKAIYPVSVEDVRTDPDALTVTTYYRTVEARSDYLNGTIITARFTSPLPNVIRVQLTHFKGQRQKLPVFDLDYSLSNPDVEIGRDETHAWLRSGDVSVVVPTSGEWQMDVLRGDQPLTASEPKAAGLFAQDGKTYMREQLTLQVGETVYGLGEHFGPFVKNGQSIDMWNEDGGTTSEYAYKNVPFYVTSQGYGVLVNNPGRVSYEIASHHVERAQFSVEGHSLDYYLFGGPTIKDALEQYTALSGRPAVLPEWSFGLWLSTSFTTNYNEQDILTNIERMEELDIPIRVFHFDCFWMRELTWCSFLWDERNFPDPAGMLHRLKAKGIKICLWINPYIAEASPLFDEGMAAGYLLQAPDGSVCQVDEWQPGMGFVDFTNPDACAWYAAKLEALLDMGVDAFKTDFGERIPTDVVYHDGSDPVRMHNYYAYLYNQTVFDLLQRVKGDDQSVVFARSATCGNQKFPVHWGGDNLATYPSMAETLRGGLSLGMSGFGYWSHDISGFTNTATPDLYNRWVAFGLFSSHSRLHGSDSARMPWLFGDDSIDVLRYFNHRKNDIMPYLLDVAQEAHDHGWPMMRAMVLEFPDDPTCRPLDTQYMLGPALLVAPIFGASGEVTYYLPAGEWRHLLTGKIVQGSAWRTERYNYLGLPLWVHTERGSAWACLNAK, from the coding sequence ATGAAGTTTGACGAGGGGTACTGGCGGTTACTGCCCGGTACGAAGGCCATTTATCCGGTGAGCGTCGAGGACGTGCGCACGGACCCCGACGCGCTCACCGTTACCACGTATTACCGCACCGTCGAGGCCCGCAGCGACTACCTGAACGGGACGATCATCACCGCGCGTTTCACGTCGCCGCTGCCCAATGTGATCCGCGTGCAGCTCACGCACTTTAAGGGCCAGCGCCAAAAACTGCCCGTGTTCGACCTCGACTATTCGCTGTCCAACCCCGACGTCGAGATTGGCCGCGACGAGACACACGCGTGGCTGCGCTCCGGTGACGTGTCGGTCGTGGTGCCGACCTCCGGCGAGTGGCAAATGGACGTGCTGCGCGGCGACCAGCCCCTGACCGCTAGCGAGCCGAAGGCCGCCGGGCTGTTCGCGCAGGACGGCAAGACCTATATGCGCGAGCAGCTCACGCTGCAGGTCGGGGAGACGGTCTACGGCCTGGGCGAGCACTTCGGCCCGTTCGTCAAGAACGGCCAGTCAATCGACATGTGGAACGAAGACGGCGGCACGACCTCGGAATATGCGTACAAGAACGTGCCGTTTTACGTCACCAGCCAGGGCTACGGCGTGCTGGTGAACAATCCCGGACGCGTGTCGTACGAGATCGCATCGCACCACGTCGAGCGCGCGCAGTTCAGCGTCGAGGGGCACAGCCTGGACTATTACCTGTTCGGCGGCCCGACGATCAAGGACGCGCTGGAGCAGTACACCGCCCTCAGCGGACGCCCGGCGGTGCTGCCGGAGTGGTCGTTCGGGCTGTGGCTGTCCACCTCGTTCACCACCAACTACAACGAGCAGGACATCCTGACCAACATCGAGCGCATGGAAGAGCTGGACATCCCGATCCGCGTCTTCCACTTCGACTGCTTCTGGATGCGCGAGCTGACATGGTGCAGCTTCCTGTGGGACGAGCGCAACTTTCCCGATCCTGCCGGGATGCTCCACCGCCTCAAAGCAAAGGGCATCAAGATCTGCCTGTGGATCAACCCGTACATCGCGGAAGCCTCGCCGCTGTTCGACGAGGGCATGGCCGCGGGTTATCTACTGCAAGCGCCGGATGGCAGCGTCTGCCAGGTGGACGAGTGGCAGCCCGGCATGGGCTTCGTGGACTTCACCAATCCCGACGCATGCGCGTGGTATGCGGCCAAGCTCGAAGCGCTGCTCGACATGGGTGTGGACGCGTTCAAGACCGACTTCGGCGAGCGCATCCCGACCGATGTGGTCTACCATGACGGGTCCGATCCGGTCCGCATGCACAACTACTACGCGTACCTGTACAACCAGACCGTCTTCGACCTGCTGCAGCGGGTAAAGGGTGATGATCAATCCGTGGTCTTCGCGCGCTCCGCGACGTGCGGCAACCAGAAGTTCCCGGTGCACTGGGGCGGCGACAATCTGGCGACGTATCCCTCGATGGCGGAGACGCTGCGCGGCGGGCTGTCGCTGGGCATGTCCGGCTTCGGCTACTGGAGCCACGACATCAGCGGCTTCACCAACACCGCCACACCGGACCTGTATAACCGCTGGGTCGCGTTTGGGCTGTTTTCGTCGCACAGCCGTCTGCACGGCAGCGACAGCGCGCGTATGCCGTGGCTGTTCGGGGACGACTCCATCGACGTGCTGCGCTACTTCAACCACCGCAAGAACGACATCATGCCCTACCTGCTCGACGTGGCGCAGGAAGCGCACGACCACGGCTGGCCGATGATGCGCGCGATGGTGCTTGAATTCCCCGACGACCCCACCTGCCGCCCGCTGGACACGCAGTACATGCTTGGCCCGGCGCTGCTGGTCGCGCCGATCTTCGGTGCCAGCGGCGAGGTGACGTATTACCTGCCTGCGGGCGAATGGCGTCACCTGCTCACGGGGAAGATCGTGCAGGGATCCGCATGGCGCACCGAGAGGTACAACTACCTCGGCCTGCCGCTGTGGGTGCATACCGAACGCGGCAGCGCCTGGGCGTGTTTGAACGCGAAATAA
- a CDS encoding carbohydrate ABC transporter permease, giving the protein MTTISSDLTAAPPRRSFQFPVGKILALVFLLALMVIMLFPFAIVIINAFKTPVEYANSGPLSLPGGFYTQGLVDFWNRVDFTNKLYNSTIIAVTVAVLGIALSLLNAFALGIGRVRGRVAFLIFFLMANTLPQEALAYPLYYFAKYFGIYNNRISVILVMTVIQSAFGTYLLTSVLSTFPREILEAALIDGCNKVQLLFHIVAPISRPTLQVLFVFFFIWTWNEFFLPMILLVSTSNQTVPLAIAVLQGQFNMDATTSSASALLGLLPCIVFFLLFQRTLTRGVTAGSIK; this is encoded by the coding sequence GTGACGACGATCAGTAGTGACCTCACGGCGGCCCCGCCCCGGCGATCCTTCCAGTTCCCGGTGGGCAAGATCCTGGCGCTGGTCTTCCTGCTGGCCCTGATGGTGATCATGCTCTTTCCGTTCGCCATCGTGATCATCAACGCCTTCAAGACGCCGGTCGAGTACGCCAACAGCGGCCCGCTGAGCCTGCCCGGCGGCTTCTACACGCAGGGCCTGGTCGATTTCTGGAACCGCGTGGACTTCACCAACAAGCTCTACAACAGCACGATCATCGCCGTGACTGTGGCGGTGCTGGGCATCGCACTATCGCTGCTGAACGCGTTCGCGCTGGGCATTGGCCGCGTGCGGGGGCGGGTCGCGTTCCTCATTTTCTTCCTGATGGCGAACACCCTGCCGCAGGAAGCGCTGGCCTACCCGCTGTATTACTTCGCCAAGTACTTTGGCATCTATAACAACCGGATCTCCGTGATCCTGGTCATGACGGTCATCCAGAGCGCATTCGGCACCTACCTGCTGACCTCGGTGTTGTCTACCTTCCCGCGCGAAATTCTGGAGGCGGCGCTGATCGACGGCTGCAACAAGGTGCAGCTGCTGTTCCACATCGTCGCGCCGATCAGCCGTCCGACGCTCCAGGTGCTGTTCGTGTTCTTCTTCATCTGGACCTGGAATGAGTTCTTCCTGCCGATGATCCTGTTGGTGTCGACGTCGAACCAGACGGTGCCGCTGGCGATTGCGGTGCTGCAGGGCCAGTTCAACATGGACGCCACCACGTCGAGCGCCTCCGCGCTGCTGGGCCTGCTGCCGTGCATCGTGTTCTTCCTGCTGTTCCAGCGCACGCTGACGCGCGGCGTCACGGCGGGCAGCATCAAGTAA
- a CDS encoding carbohydrate ABC transporter permease has translation MTSTRSPLNKGYWPFLVPGVLALLLVIIIPFLMNVGISFTKWNGITSPTWIGLANYEKAMHDETFWASFKNNLYVIVAMTIVPTIAGLLLSAFLYDYVANKMGKGVASFFRASYYLPQILPVAIAGVVWRWILQPKWGVLNWILTGIGLEGRNWLGSADTAMYSVMGIMVWFQLGYPLVIFMAALQRVDPDIYEAASVDGANWMQKFTKITIHQIRPEIFVVVLMTLIHSLKIFAQIFVLTRGGPGRATIVPSYFAYQNFFEKANVGYGATISTIMTVIIILLTILFINAQSRQELREGV, from the coding sequence ATGACATCCACGAGATCACCGCTCAACAAGGGCTACTGGCCGTTCCTGGTGCCGGGCGTGTTGGCGCTGCTGCTTGTCATCATCATTCCCTTTCTGATGAACGTCGGCATCAGCTTCACCAAGTGGAACGGCATCACCTCGCCCACCTGGATCGGGCTGGCGAACTACGAAAAGGCGATGCACGACGAGACGTTTTGGGCCTCGTTCAAAAATAACCTGTACGTCATCGTCGCCATGACCATCGTCCCGACCATCGCCGGGCTGCTGCTGTCGGCCTTTCTGTACGACTACGTCGCCAACAAAATGGGCAAGGGCGTCGCTAGCTTCTTCCGCGCCAGCTATTACCTGCCTCAGATTCTGCCCGTAGCGATCGCGGGCGTCGTGTGGCGCTGGATTCTCCAGCCCAAGTGGGGCGTGCTGAACTGGATTCTGACCGGCATCGGGCTGGAGGGGCGCAACTGGCTCGGCAGCGCCGATACAGCGATGTACTCCGTGATGGGCATCATGGTCTGGTTCCAGCTCGGCTACCCGCTGGTGATCTTCATGGCCGCCCTGCAGCGCGTCGATCCCGACATCTACGAGGCAGCCTCGGTGGACGGCGCGAACTGGATGCAGAAGTTCACCAAGATCACCATCCACCAGATCCGGCCCGAAATTTTCGTCGTCGTGCTGATGACGCTCATCCACTCGCTGAAGATCTTCGCGCAGATTTTCGTGCTGACGCGCGGCGGGCCGGGCCGGGCAACAATCGTGCCATCCTACTTCGCCTACCAGAACTTCTTCGAGAAAGCCAACGTGGGCTATGGCGCGACCATCTCGACCATCATGACCGTCATCATCATCCTGCTGACGATCTTGTTCATCAACGCGCAGTCCCGGCAGGAACTGCGAGAGGGGGTCTAA